From Anopheles coluzzii chromosome 3, AcolN3, whole genome shotgun sequence, the proteins below share one genomic window:
- the LOC120954607 gene encoding uncharacterized protein LOC120954607 isoform X2 — translation MAEQFSASTAFTNMNNNTDGWGDDWGDWSETPGDPGQLKPNATMQPPAPNAPSTAYFQQPQHHPNHHQHHQQMNTAGPYMNSGANRMDQNNHNYLPNVMPQGNSNAYQQPTMPPNAYPPANYGPAQPSAYGQQAASFFNAPQRPPSHPAPSTTPQLIPTFSQTISDSFDTAAGNSWNWTVPEPTKPSVPEAQLEAKVPPQQQPAPPQQQQQQQYDPFPQPSNMQLQRLKAETLSPQWSIESQVSSSDRSTLESDPSGDSRGPPPSQSTTVLPSDADAGHRNTTDGMEHVDRQQQPYSAAPAGSVPDRLDEVLEALSIKQEPTESSYRAEQTFPPPPPSIVGTAAAAGPLVNDSHASKSSSTTPPLPPPPTDNPTVAPPVSTGPPPPSSMMSGPPPMAVGSSSGPPKAMQIAGSNPFKRNGPRSHTATPGLGAGTAAAAAPPPAPPGGTFFYQQQTHQPLLLQPAPPSVEEANNIETLTPENQEILVETRPEQAVVENQEIAPSNDRNQYLQTGHLSEDGYGVDTSPSGGNGRVHPVAEAGAEVGHGDVNDSRLPPPGLSRYVPGQNEQQPEPPMPVPVVQQQPSPVAVGQSYPEPPPGLDRMVPGMDLQNASDLSLERQADGEVSDSTSAAPAAPIGARNEHLHHHHLNHHGHHHHERVDMSDRNRYRVPGEDDNHTHHNQQRVVPGGGPENERPLSTSVPSVVPMVPGSATVAMATLDMPEEQRELVMDGENPDDRREDPLIGGNAGPAISATGSASSAAGGPSAGGGGPVAVETESNVTADTSRMEPSNTSTADESDKGGFYGAGSGPKGTGRREDDALRRSNKSKSSRDRYDTEDSDYSEHERRRRETSVGVAAGGGAAGPADTSSHRHERSRRAGGGAEREKDKRKDNGRDRDRDRDRERDRDRDRDRDYDYRDRDRERNRYDRDRERYGRSSKYDRESRYETDGSKYETERSTRYEKEDKRYGGASRDDYYRKRDGERGGEDGRGPGGRDRDRDTLERRQRKEKERGERYRGDERRKDDRYREGEKRRDRHDRRYPDPEDYRAGSRNGTERDRARDSRDRDDRKEKDRKYLGGGVAPGAAVGSSASGYGMVAGAAAAGAYGPASGYYDPYSYYAQHQQYYEQLRRTNPQAYAEWYRTYYAQMQASQLQRDRLTTDGRESVHSGRSSANDKERFNRTTPFMHPPGVYTNPEEYHRHYNNQSLPSAAIAGGGMAGPSSLLDQTYLTDVSGHQPTSLPPMYHQAYQQGPQSLLHHQQQRANTSLAMDRTYHSEAGGYFQPRIDQIDASAIKQDATAELSMMEPERLTPRKFPEIHPIVSVSAGLLISTKNRLTMNGMADTVKIYSLAYNDASRKLFQTYPGPLVKGVTHKKSVIEFCEEQLRHGPPYSGALALIKSRGNSINSLHSSSLAAGANRSSFALLWNYIILLLRQNGTFVGTDISELLMQNKEEYPFEAMQTSVARSANISGRNSSLSQPEREADARQDGQESEEAAADATGEADDVAKDTSAQDVAPKALTEQEITDKFRNYLLYGNIGEALEWATEHNLWGHALFLASKVDSRQHANVMMKFANKLTLNDPLQTLYQLLSGRTPASVTSVLDEKWGDWRPHLAMLMSNSSAKPELIKKSITTLGDTLLNRGDLYAAHFCYLLSDVAFGRFADVKPDAAGGSNSNGVVRLVLLGAAHQHRTFRELSTNESIMMTEIYEYARSLNEDRYSIAELQRYKYLLACRMLDQGMQLKCLLYMEQIAEQIQYDPYRFDADFVRKVYTLGDRLKYYDPVMEKALDESVDNTGRGNIYANVEDPEWLKRLNEILLNSPSNAVSNFSTVNEPQTGYDYSSYGYGADQTQAAVDHEQQQSQQQQQESAYPTESSDINKQFNEINQQLGQLNLQYSDQQQQQPQGQQYQPNAAPYELNPAIPSYDQGYESINQQSLMDPTVEQAANQMPDSYEQQQQQQQFNQYNSYDEHQQDQQQQQQQQLGGPTFFTPAPPNTDAMPTSYDGAYWGAAGNSEAPAPTISMPNSVAKRPGFGDDTDDEQRGGGGKGAAPMQAGKQQQQQQQQPNAAAAQGKKASGPGGKDGKGAAGAAGGQGSGWFGGIWNKFSLKPKNQMILPDDKNPKIVWDEVSKRWVNTDEGEAATEAYKPPPKMSDLAPAGPPAPVPSGGGPAPMGGPSVPLMQSGPQDTGPAFQQQPMGNVMSQPADSRPAQPIGSGNAGGAMQSNAPNAVAGGVGGGPVAGQPTKVPTLQSNMYKMQRNRTLKRSYVDVFNPSGAAPSKPTEPVLAPAVPTLPNAPGGFFVPGGGAPSAGGGAEQQPDGVPEGMPQFYNPNQFGTGGPGGYQQ, via the exons CTGCTTACTttcagcaaccgcaacaccaTCCAaatcaccatcagcatcatcagcagatGAATACAGCCGGACCGTATATGAACAGTGGAGCGAACCGTATGGATCAGAACAATCACAACTATCTGCCAAATGTGATGCCGCAGGGCAACAGCAATGCCTACCAGCAACCGACGATGCCGCCGAACGCGTACCCGCCCGCTAACTATGGACCGGCGCAGCCATCGGCGTACGGGCAGCAGGCAGCTAGCTTTTTCAACGCTCCCCAGCGTCCACCGTCGCATCCGGCACCGTCCACCACGCCGCAACTGATACCGACCTTCAGCCAGACGATTTCGGACAGCTTCGACACAGCGGCCGGTAACAGCTGGAACTGGACCGTGCCGGAACCGACGAAGCCGAGTGTGCCGGAGGCGCAGCTGGAGGCAAAAGTACCTCCGCAGCAACAACCGGCACccccgcagcagcaacagcagcagcagtacgacCCGTTCCCTCAGCCAAGCAACATGCAGCTGCAGCGGCTCAAGGCGGAAACCCTGTCACCGCAATGGTCCATCGAGAGCCAGGTGTCGTCGAGCGACCGATCGACGCTCGAGAGTGACCCGAGCGGCGATAGCAGGGGCCCACCACCATCCCAATCGACCACCGTGCTGCCTTCGGACGCGGATGCGGGTCATCGCAACACGACGGACGGCATGGAACATGTCGACCGACAACAGCAACCGTACTCGGCAGCACCGGCCGGGTCCGTTCCCGACCGGCTGGATGAGGTGCTGGAAGCGCTAAGCATCAAGCAGGAACCGACCGAGAGCAGTTACCGCGCGGAGCAAACGTTCCCGCCGCCTCCGCCCTCGATCGTGGGTACTGCGGCGGCCGCCGGACCGCTCGTGAACGACTCGCACGCCTCCAAGTCGTCATCCACGACGCCACCGttgccgccgccaccgacgGATAATCCCACGGTAGCACCGCCGGTGTCCACCGGTCCTCCACCACCGTCTTCCATGATGTCCGGCCCGCCGCCAATGGCCGTGGGCAGTAGCAGCGGACCACCGAAAGCGATGCAAATTGCCGGTTCCAACCCGTTTAAGCGTAATGGGCCAAGATCCCATACGGCTACGCCGGGCTTGGGCGCAGgaacggcggcagcagcagcaccaccacctgcACCCCCTGGTGGGACATTCTTttatcaacaacaaacacatcaGCCGCTGCTGCTACAGCCAGCGCCGCCCAGCGTCGAGGAAGCGAACAACATCGAAACGTTGACGCCGGAGAATCAGGAAATTCTGGTCGAAACACGGCCCGAGCAAGCGGTGGTGGAAAATCAGGAAATCGCCCCGAGCAACGATCGCAACCAGTACCTCCAGACGGGCCACCTGTCCGAGGATGGGTACGGTGTGGACACATCGCCGAGCGGTGGTAACGGGCGTGTCCACCCTGTAGCTGAAGCCGGCGCTGAAGTTGGCCACGGCGATGTGAACGATAGCCGACTACCTCCGCCGGGACTGTCACGGTACGTGCCGGGACAGAACGAGCAGCAGCCGGAACCGCCGatgccggtgccggtggtgcaGCAGCAACCTAGCCCCGTCGCCGTGGGGCAAAGCTACCCGGAACCACCGCCCGGGCTGGACCGAATGGTACCGGGAATGGATCTGCAGAACGCGTCCGACCTTTCGCTCGAGCGCCAAGCGGACGGGGAGGTGTCGGACAGTACGTCAGCGGCACCAGCGGCACCGATTGGCGCGCGCAACGAACATctgcaccaccatcatctCAACCATCACGGGCACCATCATCACGAGCGGGTGGACATGAGCGACCGCAACCGGTACCGCGTGCCGGGCGAGGATGACAATCACACGCATCACAACCAGCAGCGGGTCGTGCCAGGCGGTGGGCCAGAAAACGAGCGCCCACTGTCGACGTCCGTGCCGAGCGTCGTTCCGATGGTCCCAGGCAGCGCCACCGTCGCGATGGCTACGCTGGACATGcccgaggagcagcgcgagcTGGTGATGGATGGGGAAAATCCGGACGATCGCCGAGAGGATCCACTGATCGGGGGGAACGCCGGGCCGGCAATTTCGGCCACCGGGTCCGCTTCCAGTGCTGCCGGTGGACCGAgcgctggcggtggtggtccCGTTGCAGTGGAGACGGAATCGAACGTTACAGCCGATACGTCGCGCATGGAACCGTCCAACACGTCCACCGCGGACGAAAGCGACAAGGGCGGCTTCTATGGGGCTGGCAGTGGGCCGAAGGGAACCGGCCGCCGGGAGGATGACGCATTGCGTCGGTCGAACAAGAGCAAAAGCTCGCGCGACCGGTACGACACGGAGGATTCCGATTACAGCGAGCACGAGCGTCGTCGGCGCGAGACTAGTGTGGGGGTGGCGGCAGGTGGCGGTGCTGCCGGTCCGGCCGACACCAGCTCCCATCGGCACGAGCGGTCGCGCCGTGCCGGCGGTGGAGCGGAACGAGAGAAGGACAAACGAAAGGATAACGGGCGCGACCGGGACCGTGACAGGGATCGCGAGCGTGACCGGGATCGTGATCGCGATCGTGATTATGACTAtcgcgatcgtgatcgtgaacGAAACAG ATATGACCGCGATCGTGAGCGCTATGGTCGCAGTAGTAAGTACGATCGCGAGAGTCGCTACGAAACCGACGGTTCAAAGTACGAAACCGAACGATCGACCCGGTACGAGAAGGAGGACAAGCGGTACGGCGGTGCCTCGCGCGACGACTACTACCGCAAGCGGGACGGCGAGCGCGGTGGCGAGGACGGCCGGGGGCCCGGTGGGCGGGACCGCGATCGGGACACGCTGGAGCGGCGCCAGAGGAAGGAGAAGGAGCGCGGCGAGCGCTACCGGGGTGATGAGCGAAGGAAAG ATGATCGCTACCGTGAAGGTGAGAAGCGTCGTGATCGGCACGATCGTCGCTACCCGGACCCGGAAGACTACCGTGCGGGAAGCAGAAACGGCACCGAACGAGACCGGGCCCGGGACAGCCGCGACCGGGACGACCGCAAGGAGAAGGATCGCAAGTACCTGGGTGGCGGTGTGGCACCAGGAGCTGCTGTGGGATCGTCCGCTAGTGGCTACGGTATGgttgccggtgctgctgccgccggagCTTACGGCCCCGCGAGCGGTTACTACGATCCGTACAGCTACTACGCTCAGCATCAGCAGTATTACGAGCAGCTGCGGCGCACGAACCCGCAAGCGTACGCCGAATGGTACCGTACGTACTACGCGCAGATGCAGGCGAGCCAGCTGCAGCGCGACCGGCTAACGACGGACGGGCGCGAATCGGTCCACTCCGGTCGCAGCTCGGCCAACGACAAGGAACG GTTTAATCGGACGACACCGTTTATGCATCCGCCCGGTGTGTACACCAACCCGGAGGAGTACCATCGTCATTACAATAATCAATCGCTACCGTCGGCCGCCATCGCCGGCGGTGGTATGGCCGGGCCGAGCTCGCTGCTCGACCAAACCTATCTGACCGACGTGTCCGGTCATCAGCCGACGTCGCTGCCCCCGATGTACCACCAGGCGTACCAGCAAGGGCCACAGTCGCTCcttcaccaccagcagcagcgggcaaACACATCGCTGGCCATGGACCGCACGTACCATAGCGAGGCGGGCGGATACTTTCAACCAag AATCGACCAAATTGATGCGTCCGCCATCAAGCAGGACGCTACTGCCGAGCTGTCGATGATGGAACCGGAACGCCTGACGCCTCGCAAGTTCCCCGAAATTCATCCCATCGTCAGTGTGTCGGCCGGTTTGCTCATTTCGACCAAGAACCGGCTCACGATGAACGGAATGGCGGACACGGTGAAAATATACAGTCTAG CATATAATGACGCTAGCAGGAAGCTGTTCCAAACCTACCCGGGCCCACTGGTGAAGGGGGTGACGCATAAAAAGTCCGTCATCGAGTTCTGCGAGGAGCAACTACGCCACGGCCCACCGTACAGTGGTGCGCTGGCGCTGATCAAATCGCGGGGCAACTCGATCAACAGTTTGCACTCGTCATCGCTTGCCGCTGGCGCTAACCGCAGCTCGTTCGCTTTGCTGTGGAACTACATCATACTGCTGCTGAGACAGAATGGC ACGTTCGTCGGTACCGATATCTCCGAGCTGCTGATGCAAAACAAGGAAGAGTATCCGTTCGAGGCGATGCAGACCAGCGTGGCCCGGTCGGCCAACATTAGCGGGCGCAACTCGTCACTTTCGCAGCCCGAGCGGGAGGCCGATGCGCGCCAGGATGGTCAGGAAAGCGAGGAAGCGGCGGCCGATGCTACCGGCGAAGCAGACGATGTGGCTAAGGATACATCCGCCCAGGACGTGGCACCGAAAGCACTCACCGAGCAAGAGATTACGGACAAGTTCCGGAACTATCTGCTGTACGGCAACATTGGCGAGGCGCTCGAGTGGGCCACCGAGCACAACCTGTGGGGCCACGCACTGTTCCTCGCCTCCAAGGTGGACTCGCGGCAGCACGCGAACGTGATGATGAAGTTCGCCAACAAGCTGACGCTGAACGATCCGCTGCAAACGCTGTACCAGCTGTTGAGCGGGAGAACGCCCGCTTCCGTTACG AGCGTGCTGGACGAAAAGTGGGGCGACTGGCGGCCTCATCTGGCGATGCTGATGTCGAACAGCTCGGCCAAGCCGGAACTGATCAAGAAGTCGATCACCACGCTCGGCGACACGCTGCTCAATCGGGGCGATCTGTACGCGGCCCACTTTTGCTACCTCCTGTCCGATGTGGCCTTCGGTCGGTTCGCCGACGTTAAGCCGGATGCGGCcggcggcagcaacagcaatggGGTCGTGCGGCTGGTGTTGCTCGGTGCCGCCCATCAGCATCGTACCTTCCGCGAGCTGTCGACGAACGAGTCGATCATGATGACGGAAATCTACGAGTACGCACGCTCGCTGAACGAGGATCGCTACTCGATCGCGGAATTGCAg CGCTATAAATATTTGCTTGCCTGCCGTATGCTCGATCAAGGTATGCAGCTGAAGTGTTTGCTCTACATGGAGCAGATAGCCGAGCAAATACAGTACGATCCGTACCGGTTTGATGCTGATTTTGTAAGAAAG GTGTACACGCTCGGCGATCGGCTGAAGTATTACGATCCAGTCATGGAGAAGGCTCTGGACGAATCGGTCGATAACACGGGACGGGGCAATATCTATGCGAACGTGGAGGATCCGGAGTGGCTAAAAAGATTAAATGAAATTCTCCTCAATAGT ccgtCGAATGCGGTCTCGAATTTTAGTACCGTCAACGAGCCCCAAACAGGGTACGACTATAGCAGCTACGGGTATGGAGCGGATCAAACACAGGCTGCCGTCGATCACGAGCAGCAACAgtcgcagcaacagcagcaggagtcTGCTTACCCTACCGAGTCGAGCGACATTAACAAGCAGTTCAACGAAATCAATCAGCAACTCGGTCAGCTGAATCTGCAGTACAGtgaccaacagcagcaacaaccgcaAGGGCAACAGTATCAGCCCAATGCCGCACCGTACGAATTGAATCCCGCCATTCCAAGCTACGATCAGGGGTACGAGTCAATCAATCAGCAATCGCTGATGGATCCAACAGTCGAACAAGCGGCCAACCAGATGCCGGACAGttacgaacagcagcagcaacagcagcaattcAATCAGTACAACAGCTACGACGAACATCAGCAggatcagcagcaacagcagcaacagcagctgggCGGTCCTACTTTTTTCACTCCAGCTCCACCGAACACTGATGCAATGCCGACGTCGTACGATGGAGCATACTGGGGCGCTGCTGGCAACAGTGAG GCACCGGCACCGACGATCTCAATGCCAAACTCCGTCGCGAAACGGCCCGGATTCGGCGACGATACGGACGATGAACAAAGGGGAGGAGGTGGCAAGGGTGCCGCCCCAATGCAGGcaggaaagcagcagcagcagcaacagcaacaacccaATGCAGCAGCTGCACAGGGGAAGAAAGCGTCCGGACCCGgcggaaaggatggaaagggaGCGGCCGGTGCAGCTGGTGGTCAAGG aTCCGGATGGTTCGGTGGAATCTGGAACAAGTTTTCGCTGAAACCGAAAAACCAGATGATACTGCCCGATGATAAGAATCCAAAG ATTGTTTGGGATGAAGTGTCGAAGCGTTGGGTCAATACGGACGAGGGTGAGGCAGCAACGGAAGCGTACAAGCCACCGCCTAAGATGTCGGATCTTGCCCCTGCTGGTCCACCTGCACCCGTCCCATCGGGTGGTGGTCCCGCACCGATGGGAGGACCATCGGTACCGCTTATGCAATCTGGCCCCCAGGATACGGGTCCAGCATTTCAGCAGCAACCAATGGGCAATGTGATGAGTCAGCCTGCCGATAGTCGCCCTGCTCAACCGATCGGAAGCGGTAATGCTGGTGGTGCAATGCAATCGAATGCACCGAATGCTGTCgccggtggtgttggtggtggtccGGTGGCAGGCCAACCAACTAAAGTTCCCACGCTGCAGTCAAACATGTACAAAATGCAACGGAATCGAA CGCTGAAACGATCGTACGTCGATGTGTTCAATCCATCCGGAGCGGCACCGAGCAAACCGACGGAACCCGTGCTAGCGCCGGCCGTCCCAACGTTGCCTAATGCTCCGGGAGGCTTCTTCGTGCCTGGAGGTGGTGCTCCCAGCGCTGGCGGAGGAGCAGAACAGCAACCGGATGGTGTACCGGAG GGAATGCCACAGTTTTACAACCCCAATCAGTTCGGTACGGGTGGACCCGGCGGTTACCAACAGTAG